A genomic region of Sideroxydans sp. CL21 contains the following coding sequences:
- the ccmD gene encoding heme exporter protein CcmD — MNWSEFFAMNGYAFYVWGSYGVALFVLGVEIVLVRNRRKNALRELRLMRDEMGDDKTGEAA, encoded by the coding sequence ATGAATTGGTCTGAATTTTTTGCCATGAACGGTTATGCCTTCTACGTATGGGGATCATACGGCGTGGCTTTGTTCGTGTTGGGTGTCGAGATCGTGTTGGTACGCAACCGCAGGAAAAATGCTCTGCGCGAGTTGCGGCTGATGCGCGATGAAATGGGTGACGACAAGACAGGAGAAGCGGCATGA
- the ccmE gene encoding cytochrome c maturation protein CcmE, translated as MTPRKKRLMFIVAGLALVGAAVGLVLFALKNNVSLYFTPTQVYNKEAPQGRSFRIGGLVEKGSLQREKDGLTVHFMITDTTKTMPVVYVGILPDLFKEGKGVVAQGKLEDGNVFRAEEVLAKHDENYMPPEAADALKKAEAAKTAAAQPGNAPSAAYPVTK; from the coding sequence ATGACGCCCAGGAAGAAGAGATTGATGTTCATTGTGGCAGGCCTCGCGCTGGTTGGCGCGGCGGTAGGTTTGGTGCTGTTTGCGCTGAAGAATAACGTCAGCCTGTATTTCACGCCGACCCAGGTCTATAACAAGGAAGCGCCGCAGGGACGAAGCTTCCGTATCGGCGGACTGGTTGAAAAGGGCAGCCTGCAGAGAGAGAAGGACGGCTTGACTGTGCATTTCATGATCACGGACACGACCAAAACCATGCCCGTGGTCTACGTCGGCATCCTTCCCGACCTGTTCAAGGAAGGCAAAGGCGTTGTCGCCCAGGGCAAGCTGGAGGATGGCAACGTGTTCCGCGCCGAAGAAGTGCTGGCCAAACATGATGAAAACTATATGCCGCCTGAAGCCGCCGATGCATTGAAGAAGGCGGAAGCAGCAAAAACCGCAGCAGCTCAGCCGGGCAACGCTCCGTCCGCCGCCTATCCCGTAACCAAATAA
- a CDS encoding heme lyase CcmF/NrfE family subunit, which produces MIPEIGNFALIVALFLSIIQGVMPIIGAARNNTVMMGTARTLAVGQFVIVTVAIGCLVYSFVNNDFSVLYVAQHSNSQLPIQYRVAALWGGHEGSLLLWTFILTVWTVSVATFSRHLPQEMVARVIGVMGLISTGFLLFMLLTSNPFDRLLPAAMDGNDLNPLLQDPGLVIHPPMLYMGYVGFSVAFSFALSALLGGKLDSTWARWSRPWTTVAWVFLTIGIMLGSVWAYYELGWGGWWFWDPVENASFMPWLAGTALIHSLAVTEKRGAFKSWTVLLAIAAFSLSLLGTFLVRSGVLTSVHAFATDPKRGIFILTFLVVVIGASLLLFAWRAPKIGLGGKFDLISRESMLLANNVLLSVASASVFLGTLYPLFMDALGFGKLSVGPPYFNAVFVPLMVPLVMMMGMGPIARWKHATVPDIWQRVRWALGASMVIALLLPLVMGKWTPLIALGLLLAAWVVTTSLLDLRKRIAGSGDLLLRLKTPSRSYYGMLLAHLGIAVFIIGVTMVKGYETERDVRMDVGDTVEAGGYEFRFDGVIDVPGPNYVASQGRVTVSKGGNLVTELHPEKRAYNVSGMPMTEASIQPGLTRDLYVSLGEPIPGTTAWAVRVYIKPFVDWIWFGCLMMAMGGVLAISDRRYRIHARKTQAASVGGEQLREKTA; this is translated from the coding sequence ATGATTCCAGAGATCGGTAATTTCGCACTCATCGTCGCCTTGTTTCTTTCCATCATTCAAGGTGTGATGCCCATCATCGGAGCGGCACGCAACAATACGGTGATGATGGGCACGGCACGCACATTGGCGGTTGGCCAGTTTGTCATCGTCACGGTCGCCATCGGCTGTCTGGTGTATTCCTTCGTGAACAACGATTTTTCCGTGCTGTACGTTGCCCAGCATTCCAACTCGCAATTGCCGATTCAGTACCGCGTGGCAGCGCTTTGGGGCGGCCACGAGGGGTCGCTGTTGCTGTGGACGTTCATCCTGACCGTGTGGACGGTTTCTGTCGCCACATTCAGCCGCCATCTGCCGCAAGAAATGGTGGCGCGCGTGATCGGTGTGATGGGGCTTATTTCCACCGGTTTCCTGCTGTTCATGCTGCTGACATCCAATCCGTTTGATCGCCTGTTGCCTGCGGCGATGGACGGAAACGATCTGAATCCGTTGCTGCAAGATCCGGGATTGGTGATCCATCCGCCGATGCTGTACATGGGGTATGTCGGATTTTCGGTGGCATTTTCGTTTGCGCTGTCGGCCTTGTTAGGGGGGAAACTCGATTCAACCTGGGCGCGCTGGTCGCGTCCGTGGACTACCGTGGCGTGGGTGTTCCTCACCATCGGCATCATGTTGGGTAGCGTTTGGGCATATTACGAATTGGGCTGGGGTGGCTGGTGGTTCTGGGATCCGGTGGAGAATGCCTCGTTCATGCCCTGGCTGGCTGGCACGGCTCTGATCCATTCCTTGGCGGTGACGGAAAAGCGCGGGGCGTTCAAGAGCTGGACGGTCTTGCTGGCCATTGCCGCATTCTCGCTCAGTCTGTTGGGGACGTTCCTCGTTCGGTCGGGCGTGCTGACTTCTGTGCACGCGTTCGCAACCGATCCCAAGCGCGGCATTTTCATTCTTACCTTCCTGGTGGTGGTCATCGGCGCATCCTTGCTGCTGTTCGCATGGCGGGCACCCAAGATCGGGTTGGGCGGCAAATTCGACCTCATCTCGCGCGAGTCGATGCTGCTCGCCAACAATGTGCTGTTGTCCGTGGCGTCCGCTTCCGTGTTCTTGGGGACGCTGTATCCGCTGTTCATGGATGCGCTGGGTTTCGGCAAGCTTTCCGTTGGTCCTCCGTACTTCAATGCCGTGTTCGTTCCCCTGATGGTTCCATTGGTGATGATGATGGGCATGGGTCCGATCGCACGCTGGAAACATGCGACTGTGCCGGATATCTGGCAGCGCGTGCGCTGGGCGCTGGGCGCCAGCATGGTCATCGCCTTGCTGTTGCCCTTGGTCATGGGTAAATGGACACCGCTAATCGCACTCGGATTGTTGCTGGCCGCCTGGGTCGTCACCACATCGCTGCTCGATCTGCGCAAGCGCATCGCCGGTTCCGGCGATTTGTTGCTACGTTTAAAAACACCTTCCCGCAGCTACTACGGCATGTTGCTGGCTCACCTTGGCATTGCCGTGTTCATTATCGGCGTGACGATGGTCAAAGGTTACGAGACCGAACGCGACGTGCGCATGGATGTCGGCGACACGGTCGAGGCCGGTGGATATGAGTTCCGCTTCGACGGCGTGATCGACGTGCCCGGCCCCAATTATGTGGCATCGCAAGGCCGGGTGACCGTCAGCAAGGGTGGCAATCTGGTGACCGAGTTGCATCCTGAAAAGCGTGCGTACAACGTTTCCGGCATGCCGATGACCGAAGCATCCATTCAACCGGGACTCACGCGCGACCTGTATGTATCGCTGGGCGAGCCGATTCCCGGCACCACTGCCTGGGCCGTGCGTGTTTATATCAAGCCTTTCGTGGACTGGATCTGGTTCGGTTGCCTGATGATGGCTATGGGTGGTGTATTGGCGATCAGCGACCGTCGCTATCGAATTCACGCTCGCAAAACGCAGGCCGCCAGCGTGGGCGGAGAGCAATTGAGGGAGAAGACAGCATGA
- a CDS encoding DsbE family thiol:disulfide interchange protein — MMRFILPLVIFLVLAGFLYVGLGLDPHEVPSPLIDKPAPAFNLPQLHDNAKNFGPEEMKGKVWLLNVWSSWCVSCKEEHPLLLSLSQQNVVPIYGLDYKDKKEDAEMWLNQAGNPYTLNVMDRDGRVGINYGVYGVPETYVIDKQGIIRYKQIGPVTSQSLNEKILPMVAELERK, encoded by the coding sequence ATGATGCGTTTCATTTTGCCGTTGGTGATTTTTTTGGTATTGGCGGGTTTTCTGTACGTCGGGTTGGGGCTTGATCCGCATGAAGTCCCGTCGCCGCTGATTGACAAGCCTGCGCCCGCATTCAACCTGCCTCAGTTGCACGACAACGCGAAGAATTTCGGTCCGGAAGAAATGAAGGGCAAGGTCTGGCTGCTTAATGTCTGGTCGTCCTGGTGCGTCTCGTGCAAGGAAGAGCATCCGCTGCTGTTGTCTTTGTCGCAGCAAAATGTCGTTCCGATCTATGGCCTGGATTACAAGGACAAGAAGGAAGACGCTGAGATGTGGCTTAACCAGGCTGGCAATCCCTACACACTGAACGTGATGGACAGGGACGGGCGTGTCGGTATCAACTATGGAGTTTACGGCGTGCCCGAGACTTACGTGATCGACAAGCAGGGAATCATCCGCTACAAACAGATCGGACCCGTCACAAGCCAGAGCCTGAACGAAAAGATATTGCCCATGGTTGCGGAGCTGGAGCGCAAATGA
- a CDS encoding cytochrome c-type biogenesis protein translates to MRKLLILLFCLLPVFSYAGEAKDLAANPVLEKRMIGLAERLRCLVCQNESLASSHAELAEDLRQEVREMMLKGKSDQEIIDYLVARYGDFVLYDPPMKRYTLLLWFGPFAMLLLGVGVLVFQVRKRRRTVQETVLTPEAQQRAASLLNEEGNK, encoded by the coding sequence ATGAGAAAACTGCTAATTCTGTTGTTCTGTTTGCTGCCGGTCTTCTCCTATGCGGGTGAAGCTAAGGACCTCGCAGCCAATCCCGTGCTGGAAAAACGCATGATCGGACTGGCGGAGAGGCTGCGTTGCCTGGTTTGCCAGAACGAATCCCTGGCGAGCTCTCATGCCGAACTGGCGGAAGACCTGCGCCAGGAAGTGCGCGAGATGATGCTGAAGGGTAAAAGCGACCAGGAGATCATCGACTATCTCGTCGCTCGTTACGGCGATTTCGTGTTGTACGATCCGCCGATGAAACGTTATACCTTGCTGCTCTGGTTCGGCCCGTTCGCGATGTTGCTGCTTGGCGTCGGCGTGCTGGTGTTCCAAGTGCGCAAACGTCGCCGGACCGTTCAGGAAACCGTGCTCACTCCCGAAGCGCAACAACGTGCCGCCTCCTTACTTAACGAAGAAGGTAACAAATAA
- the ccmI gene encoding c-type cytochrome biogenesis protein CcmI, with translation MTLFWFICAVLSIVAILFVAIPLWRGISKSNSVERDAANLEILRDQITEMDSDLKNGLLTPELHEQGKRELQARLLDEVGGSKSEEVSNKPHPLKITAVVLAVLLPLASVGLYLKIGNPNALLPQAAFSGGGGIVRDEASLKALEEKSAQNPNDPEMLFILARSYVELGRYVDGAKKYDSLTRLVPNEAGLWADYADALAMTHSTLVGAPTKLLDRALEIDPNFPKALALAGTAAMERGDYAAAIGYWGKLLKQIQPGSDDAKMIEEGLQQARQMLAQSKGGKVAPALEQINEPPATAQAAAGKERITGTVNLTDALKSQVSPEDTVFVLARAAEGPKMPLAILRKQVKDLPVKFSLDDSMAMSPAMKMSNFDQVVVVARVSKSGNAMPQPGDLMGMSKPLALGSSGIKISIDQQVR, from the coding sequence ATGACTTTATTCTGGTTCATCTGCGCGGTCTTATCGATCGTCGCCATTCTGTTTGTCGCAATACCGCTGTGGCGCGGCATTTCCAAAAGCAATTCTGTAGAGCGCGATGCCGCGAATCTGGAGATATTGCGCGACCAGATTACGGAAATGGATAGCGACCTGAAAAATGGTCTGCTCACCCCCGAATTGCACGAGCAGGGCAAGCGCGAACTGCAGGCACGGCTGTTGGATGAAGTGGGAGGTTCCAAAAGCGAAGAAGTGTCCAATAAACCGCATCCCCTCAAGATCACGGCTGTCGTCCTGGCAGTGCTGTTGCCGCTTGCCTCGGTCGGGTTGTATCTGAAAATAGGGAATCCGAATGCCCTGCTGCCGCAGGCAGCGTTTAGCGGCGGTGGCGGTATCGTGCGTGACGAGGCCAGTCTCAAGGCGCTGGAAGAAAAGTCTGCCCAGAATCCTAACGACCCGGAAATGCTGTTCATCCTGGCACGTTCCTATGTCGAACTCGGCCGCTATGTAGATGGTGCCAAGAAGTACGACAGCCTGACCAGACTTGTCCCGAACGAGGCCGGGTTGTGGGCCGATTACGCCGATGCGCTGGCGATGACGCACAGTACTCTTGTCGGGGCACCAACCAAACTGCTGGATCGTGCACTGGAGATCGATCCGAATTTTCCCAAAGCGCTGGCGCTAGCTGGAACCGCTGCAATGGAACGTGGAGATTATGCTGCCGCCATCGGGTATTGGGGGAAGCTATTGAAGCAGATCCAGCCAGGAAGCGATGATGCAAAAATGATTGAAGAAGGCTTGCAACAGGCACGCCAGATGCTTGCCCAGAGCAAGGGTGGCAAGGTTGCTCCCGCACTTGAACAGATCAATGAACCACCCGCTACTGCACAGGCGGCTGCAGGCAAGGAGCGGATCACCGGAACCGTGAATCTGACAGACGCATTGAAGAGCCAGGTGAGCCCGGAGGACACCGTGTTCGTATTGGCACGCGCAGCAGAGGGACCGAAGATGCCGCTGGCGATTCTGCGCAAGCAGGTCAAAGACCTGCCGGTCAAGTTCAGCTTGGACGATAGCATGGCCATGTCGCCGGCAATGAAAATGTCCAACTTCGATCAGGTGGTGGTCGTGGCGCGCGTCTCGAAATCAGGCAATGCGATGCCTCAGCCCGGCGATCTGATGGGTATGAGCAAACCGCTTGCATTGGGTAGCAGTGGAATCAAAATAAGCATAGACCAGCAAGTTCGCTGA
- a CDS encoding class I SAM-dependent methyltransferase, whose translation MCGKTIYRAIVPTKVEVTDMGHKFSPSDVVALYRDASPFSRFLISARPAICPMQPLLNAVPDGSSVLDIGCGNGLLLAWLALNNKIFMGLGCDVSLQALEGAKSMAQAYRAASGKDLLQFADCRTALPDGRFDLVSMIDVMHHIPTVKQRDIFIQAVARIKPGGILLYKDMAARPWWRAWGNRLHDLLLARQWIHYVPLSQVKRWAGEAGLALQHEECYARLFYGHELLVFHKIF comes from the coding sequence TTGTGTGGAAAAACTATCTATCGTGCGATTGTACCAACAAAGGTTGAAGTGACCGACATGGGCCATAAATTTTCCCCATCCGATGTGGTTGCGCTATATCGCGATGCATCTCCATTTTCCCGATTTCTCATTTCGGCTCGCCCGGCCATATGCCCGATGCAGCCGTTGCTGAACGCCGTGCCAGATGGATCAAGTGTGTTGGACATAGGATGCGGAAATGGATTGTTGCTGGCGTGGTTGGCGCTGAACAATAAGATTTTTATGGGCTTGGGGTGCGATGTCAGTCTTCAGGCACTTGAAGGCGCCAAGAGTATGGCACAAGCCTATCGTGCGGCCAGCGGCAAAGATTTGTTGCAATTCGCCGACTGTCGAACTGCGTTGCCGGATGGTCGGTTTGATTTGGTCAGCATGATAGATGTCATGCACCACATTCCTACGGTAAAACAACGCGACATATTTATTCAGGCCGTTGCACGGATCAAACCCGGTGGAATTTTATTATATAAGGATATGGCTGCCCGGCCTTGGTGGCGAGCTTGGGGCAACCGATTGCACGACTTGTTGTTGGCAAGGCAATGGATACATTATGTTCCGTTGTCGCAAGTGAAACGCTGGGCGGGAGAAGCTGGCTTGGCGCTGCAACATGAAGAGTGCTATGCAAGATTATTTTACGGTCACGAATTGCTTGTGTTCCACAAAATATTTTGA